CTATTTTATGGCCCTAAAAACTCATTGCAAAATCTAAAGTGTAAAAAGAAATTTCAACTTTCCTGAATCTTGAGCAACACACTCTGTGAGTGTTTGCCTAAGATAAATTGGAAGCTAAAATTGATCTTTTGAAATCGGATTTGGTGAGACTTATAGAAAGGAAAATCTGTGGCAACTTCGCGAAGAACAAGAAAGAAAaacttcatgaaaaaaacaataaactGGGTGCTTTGGAATAAAAACTGAGAACCAAAATCAACGATCAACAACGCAAGATAAAATATCGTGCAAAAAGAAGGAAGAAATACATGGCTGAACTTATTGATAAGCatccgaaaattaaaaaaataaattgcgaGACTGCCGTGGCAACCAAGGTTGAAAGATGAACAACCTGAACTATTGAACACGATAATGACGATAGCAATCCATGGATCAGCATCTCACGAAGTGAAAAGTATTAGGTATTCAAACTCTGAGAGAATTGACTGAAGCGCTGAAAGCAAATGGCTTTGTTTCAAACAAATCGCCTAAAAggagttttttttagaaagataaaaaaatatgtatctACGGTTGCCGTAAAATTCATCAAAGCTCTCAACGTTCTTCATTCCTTTCACAGCATCTCGTAGAAATAACCTCAATTCTGAGACCAAATGAAGTTTGAAGTCAAGATGGTAAGTCACGTGTTCCGCTCGGTTTGACCGCAGCAAATTCTCAGTCCCCAATAGTTATGCATGGGCAATAAGAAATAATAAACTAACCTGTCGCAAATGTAGCAATCCTTTCAAGTCACTTAAATCGAACGCATCAAGCTGCGGATTGTGACTACAGATGAGCACCTCTAACGAGTTCAGTCCACTGAACGTTCCGATGTCGACGTCTTTAAGTTGAGGCATTGTACTGATATTCAAATGGGTCAGTTTTTCCAAATCTAAAACACGATAGATGATGACCAGTGATTTTCAGGAAACATAATTCGTTATTAAATAACTTACCAAAGAAACTTTCATCGTTCAGTAACTGAATCGGATTATTGCCGACATGCAACGAAATCAGCGTAGGTTTGAGAAGTGCCACCGAATCGGGCACGGTCGTGAAGCGATTTCCCTGCAACAGCAATTCCCTTAGGTTGCTGATCTTCTGAAAGACTCGACCGGGAATATCATCCAGTTCGGTGTAGGATAGATCCAAATATTCCAACTGCGTTATCGATCCGATCGCAATCGCCGTACCTTCGGAAATCTCCTCGATCGGATTGTGAGCCAACGAAAGCCTTCGCAGATGAGCCATGTGCTCGAACAGTGACTCATCCAAATACTCGATCACATTGTAACTCAAATCCAGCTCATCCAGAGCGATCGATTCGTACTCTTGTTCGGCGTAACGACCTCGAAATACATCCGGCCGGAGAACGTCACCGGTGAGTCGGTTCCAGCTCAAATCAAGCCGAATTACGTTCGGAGCATCCAGAAAGACCCCACTGGACAGTTCGCTTAGATTACAGTGCCGACAGCTGAAAACCAAATCGGCATCGGTGGCCGGTAGTTGCTGCAACACATTGATACTGTTACCGGAGAGCGAGAAGACAATTTCCTGACCAGCCGACTGCTCAGCGTCGAAAACTTCCGGCCAACTGACCAACATATGCTGCAAATTCTTCGTCGAACAATCCAACAGCGAGTAGTCGTGCTGCTGGGCGTTGCTCTGGTTACGAACCACACAAACGCACCGATCGCAGATTCCTTCGATCGGTTCGAACTCACCATCTTCGCGAGCCTGACTCCAACCGATGACCACGGTTAGCACCAGTAACAGGGCTGCCAGGAGGGAAAATATCTGAAAGAAAAGAAAGCACGACGTCGTGACTTGTTATCCTTTAATTCGGATACGTCATTTCATTCTTTGGAAATATAGTGATTCAGATGGAACAGAAGGAAACAGGATGATTTTCTTACCTGGAAACAATTATGCGTCATTGTTTTTGATTAGGTAGGTATCTTCAAAATAGGAAGTTCATAATTTCAACACAACAAAATGTTTCAAATGAAGAACTTGATACGTTCGCagaagttaaaatattgttacGAACAGCATATCGTTGCAGGGCCCGCGGCAGATGCTTTATCGCGAATCGCGCCGTTATCAGTAAATACCCAACTACAACACGTTGAAGGTTGGTTAGAAGGAGGTGGGGGGGAAACCTTCAtttagcacaggcttctgttgGTCGTGTTATCAAAAAAAAGGGTGACTCCAGGTGATAAAATTCATAGAAAAAACATTGTGAACATCTAACGCTTCGGTCGACCTCGGTCTTTGCTATCTGAGCAGCGAGTAATTGCGTATCGGGAAGGTTAATTTTGCTTCGCAAAGATATGGGAATCCGGATTTCTCGCAACATTTTGCCAATGCCTTAagataattcaagatataaCTCAACATGCAGTTGGTGCATTGGTTTTGTATCAGCTTGAAATAACGGTTATTTTTACCACACCCGaagtatttcaaaatttgaatctgAATGATTGATAGAGTTTTTACACCGGAGGACATAAAGGGTTGTTTCGGTAACAATCAAATCAGAGAGAGTGTAATCGATGCTTCATACTGTGAACTCGTCCTAAAAATTACCTGTCATAGTTTCTATCGATGACGACTTTATGGGGTTTCAAACAAGTGATGTACTTCGGATGCTTTTGAATTCAATGTTACAAAAGTTCTATCTAACACTGGTACAAACAGAAGCATTACCTTCAGTTCCCAACTAAAGGGAGGCTAGCCAATGATTGATGAACTAAACAACACATGCGAAAGAGACACGATTCGAACCTGTAACCTTTTCAAATGCGGGAGAACCGATTTGACAATTAAACTACTCTGAAGACTATATTTGTATTAAAATGCTGCTTGAACTTGAACACGCTACCCTTCAAATTATGTGCACAATATGcgccttgtttttttttatttttaggagTCTACTCTTAATAATAGCCAAGAATTATTTTATTGAGCGAATTTGTGGTGAGTTTACCCTTCGGCACAAGAACAACATTGTTGGCTTCCATCGTCAAGTTGTGCGTAATGGCACTAATGCCAAATCCGGTCAAAACGAAGTGTCACCTTCGTGTAATTGGTGGAAAAACAGTAGGCGCTTCTGGAGATACTCTTCTTTATATTTTTGACCGTTGATGGTCGTTTTGTACGGCTTGCTGAATTTGCCGCACTGACAGATCGCCTGCCACACCAAGTACTTTTTGAGAATATTGGTCGACCTTCTACAAAGGCCGGTTCTTCAACTTTAGCATAATCAACGTGCACAGTTCTCACTCCGGAAGCACTGGTGACGACAAGGACGCATTGTACTCGCAGCTCGAACGCGAGTACGACTGTTGCTCAATCGATGACGTCAAGATCATAATAGGAGACCTATACGCTCGGGTAGGCCAGGAGGAGGAGTTCAGACCAACGATTGGAAAGCTCTGCTTCCACCAGCTGACAAGGGAAAACGGCCTACGACTCATCGATTTTGCCGCCATGGTCATTCGTAGTACCTTCTTCCAGCACAGTCTTCCTTAACATTACACCAGTATCGCCAATCGATCACGTTCTGATTGATGAATTGAACTTCTCCGATATTATCGACGCCAGGACTTATCGTAGCCCTAACTTCGACTCTAACCACtatatacacacttagaaaaagttacatattgacaaagaaaaaaaaattaccctcaaatgtatgctaggtgcacatacccattttcattaaagtttacgtttcgtgcatagcaatttatgtttatgaccCATCTTGTTGCGtaacagattttatatttacgaatgacagaaaatgcaatatttcattCCATATGAAAAGTTTATTATGTaatccagtgttggtgattgccgaaaatttgacagaagctgctatattgctatctatattgtatacaacattttcaatccggtagaagatgctacaagaactcgagtctctcaacgcATGAactgtgagagaatttttctacattccttcgctccacttcatactctgaggcccttaaaaaaattacagtctgataatgatctgtggaatttcccaagagagaatcgcaagttgacaattatcgcagaaaatcgaatcgatgattcaacttgatgattctcttactaggttgcaatatttcaaaacctttgtgtggagcattcacaaacattttcatagacgcaacttatacaaaggttatatgcacatagttagaataagcggcaatagtaaaatgattctatcgcaattatcaactgcccgcatagaatcggatcgcgaaacgagaataagcgaccttttgttgcttcagagaagatccccacagcagcgtgctaacctttgattctcagaaatgtcatcgagagaaattcactctcgcacgggtgtcgattctatgttgaatgagccatgccgggtttttgttgttgcgatgatatccgtctctctttgatggcactgattcaatcgttgaagagttgccagtgaacgttctttgatacgataaaagccatccttgatgtaATCCATATATGTGATTCTATAGCATCACAGATCAATCATCATAGTAGCGGCGAAAAGTGAATAATTTCcgaaatatttattcatctTTTTCTCAACTGGTCGATTTTCAATATGGGACTTATATACAAGTGAAAATAAGTACATGTGTGTCGGTTTTTATTTGAGTATTGCAAAAATAGAACTAAGTTCACGGCGATTTTTCGTCATATAGAACCAAAATGAAATCAATCCAGCaaattgtttttcaaatttaaaatcgcaTTTTATACAACAATCTTTTGAGATCGTAAGACGAAATTACGATATTGTTTCATTACGCACTAATGATGAAATAAATCAAGCGAACAATTATACCATGCATAGATATCAATTGAGAAATGGAGGATACCTTTTCTTCAGTGTAGCAATTCGCCTGTAGAGACGCTTAGAGCAGCCAAGCCCAGCGTTCGAACTTCattgtgatttgaaaaattatgcaTTATTGTTCGTTACCAAGTCGCGACGAAATGTCCTAtccaaaatccaatatttcagGAACCACGGGGCTAAACTAAACTATAAAGTTTCACACAAAAAGTATTAATTGAAGGATATTTGATTGTTTCGCTACATAAAATGAACGTTTTGCACAAAATCTTAACTAATATATTcctaataaataatataaaataaaaacgaaataTAGATATTAACCTTAAGGTATGTTTCAGGAATCCGTTAAAAAATTCAAGTCGAAAACTATGTATCCGGTTGAGCCCcatgttttttttgttcgacaattcatataatttcgataatgattttatttttcacgTTATCAAAAGCACTCAATATTCACTGGAATCGGTATgaaataaacatttgaaaacactAATCAGACCGTCAttaccagtgcagtaaaacttcattcaattcaattgaaactgaatgtggaacacattgacgatctctccactgcagtaaacttcactctctgacacagacaatgtttgctgacggcccgaacgagcagcattcagttcatcactcgtttctcttcaatcgaggctcagtttaattaccgtcagttgatctcttgaagtaacaaaatatctctttcaatagtgtgagagcggccttcaagtgaggttcatgtaaacattcgaattggttcaagataatagatgaaagactaatcagatagctggaatgtcaatcacagaatacacataaattaattgtttcctccttcagttttcatttttaatacttaactccatttataattctattcgttcgaatctgcttactaccaagagcgaaggcaatgaaggagctacactacttggcacttgaaactgaacaagcaaaacttcaaatgactaggtacgattatttaactgacgatgaattctgggagcttcacttgaaaatgacagcaaaagtcaaatgaattagtagggatacgctgacggtcagcggccataaatttcattttcatcttatattattcgattgaaaatgaaattttaccgcactggtcatTACAATGCAAAGAATCaaaaaataaccaaaaaaaTCAGTAAATTAAAAGAATTCTTGAAAAAACGTACACTTTTCGACATGAACAGGATTGATgccaaactgaattgactcagcgtcatccagctaactgacgtctgtctgtcacatgaaagcgcgtttacaaaaTCAATCACTGATTTGCTGATTTATaagatactagctgacccgtcgaacttcgtctcgctcaaaaattatttgttcgaatgtatGTATTcggagcagaattgtcaaacgacgtttcggttaacgtttctctccaatatttttctgattatttaACCTACAATAAACGTAATTCGACatacattcgctttagcccagaaaaagaaacatcaccaaaactttatgtgaaaatgtgaagttAAGTAAAAATCCAGCACATGAGCAGACGGCCAAAAGCTCGTAAAAAAGATCTGGCTCAAGCtgcatacaaagcattctgaacagtccgttttcgaGGACCACACGTACCTtacagctctaataaagtggatatttttagatCCTAAGGAACTTTTGGTGACTTGGAGAAACGACGCTTACATTTTaagttgatattgatcttaacaatttgaacattcttctcagTAAGAATGTCTTTTATAGTATCGAAGAAcactctctagcaactcttcgcACGATtctatcagtgccatcaaaaggagacggatatcatctcagcaacgaaaaaccggcatggctaatttaacatagaatggacaccagtgcgagagcgaatttctctcgatgactcgttctctcttggtaaattccacacagcgccgatcattgaaaaactgtatctattttggcaaggaccgtgaaatactcagaataTGAGGTGGTAGCGAGTTCTTGTACCAGATTGCCGAAGTTGTatgcaatgtagagaaatatcgaaccGCTCTTTGCCCaaatatcggcaatcaccaacactgcttctcagaatatgaaataGTCTCAATCCATCTTGATtattgatatctaattgccacttattacgCGAGCTTCGAGTAATCTAAATCATTCAAAAGCCAATAtccaaggaaaatctcttagtttgaccttagcacTTCTACAGcaaaatcttttcattgattcacaatgaccaatattattcatctgattCCATTACAcgcaatccatcaactggtgaacgatatcagaactttttcttctgCCTACAGCGATATTTCTAGAACAGTGCATTCTGCCAGTCATTtatatcgttttcgcttgatgccaaacctaacccatttTCCAccttaactgctgtcaaaccgtttgtttgaagctaatttcgaacctagtttcaacgttgttga
This genomic window from Malaya genurostris strain Urasoe2022 chromosome 1, Malgen_1.1, whole genome shotgun sequence contains:
- the LOC131425937 gene encoding SLIT and NTRK-like protein 6 isoform X2 codes for the protein MTHNCFQIFSLLAALLLVLTVVIGWSQAREDGEFEPIEGICDRCVCVVRNQSNAQQHDYSLLDCSTKNLQHMLVSWPEVFDAEQSAGQEIVFSLSGNSINVLQQLPATDADLVFSCRHCNLSELSSGVFLDAPNVIRLDLSWNRLTGDVLRPDVFRGRYAEQEYESIALDELDLSYNVIEYLDESLFEHMAHLRRLSLAHNPIEEISEGTAIAIGSITQLEYLDLSYTELDDIPGRVFQKISNLRELLLQGNRFTTVPDSVALLKPTLISLHVGNNPIQLLNDESFFDLEKLTHLNISTMPQLKDVDIGTFSGLNSLEVLICSHNPQLDAFDLSDLKGLLHLRQLDISYNGLENLHLDEPIPVHNDSTDIAHIEVFPKLRSVQLEGNPWHCDCELYESIQSLQHLLEDEFESEARCETPNDLTALPLTELDGKSLCSTPPKKVPKMPIYEAPPFLRPRSIVLTVLSVGVVLLIGFIIGFAIVCIKRRLKESDFGFTSPVRYSTVRNSTTSNILQQA
- the LOC131425937 gene encoding SLIT and NTRK-like protein 6 isoform X1 — its product is MMDPLLYTKIFSLLAALLLVLTVVIGWSQAREDGEFEPIEGICDRCVCVVRNQSNAQQHDYSLLDCSTKNLQHMLVSWPEVFDAEQSAGQEIVFSLSGNSINVLQQLPATDADLVFSCRHCNLSELSSGVFLDAPNVIRLDLSWNRLTGDVLRPDVFRGRYAEQEYESIALDELDLSYNVIEYLDESLFEHMAHLRRLSLAHNPIEEISEGTAIAIGSITQLEYLDLSYTELDDIPGRVFQKISNLRELLLQGNRFTTVPDSVALLKPTLISLHVGNNPIQLLNDESFFDLEKLTHLNISTMPQLKDVDIGTFSGLNSLEVLICSHNPQLDAFDLSDLKGLLHLRQLDISYNGLENLHLDEPIPVHNDSTDIAHIEVFPKLRSVQLEGNPWHCDCELYESIQSLQHLLEDEFESEARCETPNDLTALPLTELDGKSLCSTPPKKVPKMPIYEAPPFLRPRSIVLTVLSVGVVLLIGFIIGFAIVCIKRRLKESDFGFTSPVRYSTVRNSTTSNILQQA